Proteins from a genomic interval of Candidatus Poribacteria bacterium:
- a CDS encoding Ldh family oxidoreductase, with protein sequence MMLDGKVNPRPNVRCIDESPTTEVYDGDGGMGHFASYHAAKAAVKKAKEMGLGAATSRNHFHFGSAGKYTRLALEADCAGFAVSCHRFRHGPNAPIATATGASPMSFAIPAGDQPPIVVDMATGIDAKLPLEEAFEQTPAAFFKMLGLSHVSHALGGFMAGIWLFDKPPDPPKIWEGANQGAFIAAIDISRFRLIDEYKAEIDQHIQDARQMQPAPGYDRSDLPGGLEWEREQEWAEIGIPVGEEHQEQLKIVAERVGIRLPF encoded by the coding sequence ATGATGCTTGACGGCAAAGTAAATCCACGTCCAAACGTCCGATGCATCGATGAATCTCCGACAACGGAGGTCTACGACGGCGATGGCGGTATGGGACATTTTGCCTCGTATCATGCGGCAAAAGCAGCGGTCAAAAAAGCCAAAGAGATGGGACTCGGTGCCGCGACGAGTCGGAACCACTTCCACTTTGGGAGTGCAGGCAAGTACACACGGCTTGCATTGGAAGCAGATTGCGCTGGATTTGCGGTCTCCTGCCACCGTTTTCGACACGGTCCGAACGCTCCGATTGCCACTGCGACGGGAGCCTCGCCGATGAGTTTCGCGATACCTGCGGGTGATCAGCCCCCTATCGTTGTCGATATGGCAACCGGCATTGATGCCAAACTCCCCTTGGAAGAGGCGTTTGAACAGACTCCCGCCGCGTTTTTCAAGATGTTGGGACTGAGCCATGTGAGTCATGCCCTCGGTGGATTTATGGCGGGCATCTGGCTGTTCGATAAACCACCGGATCCGCCAAAAATCTGGGAGGGTGCCAATCAAGGGGCATTCATTGCCGCGATTGACATTTCCCGATTCCGACTGATTGACGAGTATAAAGCAGAGATCGATCAACATATCCAAGACGCACGACAAATGCAACCCGCACCCGGTTATGACCGATCCGACCTACCTGGCGGTTTAGAGTGGGAGCGCGAACAGGAATGGGCTGAAATCGGTATCCCCGTTGGCGAAGAACATCAGGAACAGTTGAAAATAGTTGCTGAACGCGTTGGCATTCGGCTTCCATTTTAA
- a CDS encoding methyltransferase domain-containing protein, which translates to MNIRADDFVLEIGSGHNPKARADVLCDKFIGDDEQRGGAIVTDRPMVEADGEFLPFTDRAFDYVICSHVLEHVEDPRRFISELMRVACRGYIETPSEIGERIYGWHYHHWVVNLVDGCLMLRKNEKNSQFGQLFHRLAVTDKHWKQFHITHHNLFLVQYEWEDEIDYKILLEHESALDLDCHDTLDRLVASDSNVPRHNEWLLFLKSAVPRSIVSRVKSLLTKGNQRRQTKTLQEILVCPQCKGDITWEEHSLHCKMCEQSYRIVDGIPRFGKVTSRE; encoded by the coding sequence ATGAACATTCGCGCAGACGATTTTGTCTTAGAGATAGGGAGCGGTCATAATCCGAAAGCACGCGCGGATGTCTTATGTGATAAATTTATAGGGGATGACGAACAACGCGGCGGTGCAATCGTTACCGATCGTCCGATGGTGGAAGCGGATGGGGAGTTCCTGCCGTTCACAGATCGGGCGTTTGACTATGTCATCTGCTCGCATGTGTTGGAACACGTTGAAGATCCGAGGCGATTCATCTCCGAACTCATGCGTGTCGCATGCCGAGGCTACATTGAAACGCCATCTGAAATAGGTGAGCGAATCTATGGATGGCACTATCACCACTGGGTCGTCAACTTGGTTGATGGCTGTTTGATGCTACGGAAGAATGAAAAAAATTCCCAATTTGGGCAGCTTTTCCACAGATTGGCGGTAACAGATAAGCATTGGAAGCAGTTTCATATTACACACCATAACCTCTTCCTGGTCCAGTACGAATGGGAAGATGAAATAGACTATAAAATACTTCTCGAACATGAGTCAGCACTGGATTTGGATTGCCACGATACGCTTGACAGGCTTGTCGCATCAGATAGTAATGTTCCGAGACATAATGAATGGTTACTGTTTCTCAAAAGTGCAGTGCCGCGAAGCATCGTTTCCCGTGTAAAATCGCTTTTGACAAAAGGAAACCAACGTCGCCAGACGAAAACATTGCAAGAAATTCTCGTCTGTCCGCAGTGTAAAGGCGACATTACGTGGGAAGAACACAGTCTCCATTGCAAAATGTGCGAACAGTCCTATCGGATTGTTGATGGAATTCCGCGTTTCGGCAAAGTCACAAGCCGAGAATGA
- a CDS encoding methyltransferase domain-containing protein, which produces MTMLGTSAPETSLSIRDRMREFYETSETYKGLLAAHDEVYLRHYVELVIRYAPPRAKVLDLGCGNGISARLLNQADFDVVGTDISPLFLEGAQAWENPSLRYQVCDVMELPFESESFDVICSNELIEHLPDVETALTEMMRVVCQGGRIVLSGPNLCSPLIPFFDWLNLMSGKPGRPVWGETKQQALQQFMRNCGLCVKKRFSSKSPNFIYREPDLQADAIGGDADSAYYASPIDLAQFFRLHGCTIVKKAVGFGIKGRIIASAFPHLSPYITMVVEK; this is translated from the coding sequence ATGACTATGCTTGGAACGTCAGCACCTGAAACATCGTTGTCAATTCGCGACCGAATGCGTGAGTTCTACGAGACATCGGAAACCTACAAAGGACTTCTCGCGGCACACGATGAAGTTTATCTCCGACACTACGTAGAATTGGTGATCCGCTACGCACCGCCTCGTGCCAAGGTACTTGACCTCGGATGCGGGAACGGTATTTCAGCGCGGCTGCTCAATCAGGCGGATTTTGATGTTGTCGGAACCGACATCTCTCCACTCTTTCTTGAAGGCGCGCAAGCATGGGAAAATCCGAGTCTCCGCTATCAGGTTTGCGACGTGATGGAACTCCCCTTTGAAAGCGAGTCCTTCGATGTCATCTGTTCAAACGAATTAATTGAACATCTGCCCGATGTAGAAACGGCGTTAACCGAAATGATGCGGGTTGTGTGCCAGGGCGGCAGAATTGTGCTTTCGGGTCCAAATCTTTGCTCCCCTTTAATCCCGTTCTTTGATTGGCTGAACCTGATGTCTGGCAAACCCGGCAGACCCGTCTGGGGTGAAACGAAGCAGCAAGCGTTGCAACAGTTTATGCGTAACTGTGGACTTTGTGTAAAGAAGCGGTTCTCGTCAAAATCACCGAACTTCATTTACCGTGAACCCGACTTACAGGCGGATGCAATCGGTGGAGATGCCGACAGTGCTTATTATGCAAGCCCTATTGATCTCGCGCAATTTTTCCGGTTGCACGGGTGCACGATCGTCAAGAAAGCCGTTGGCTTTGGGATAAAAGGTAGAATTATCGCCAGCGCGTTTCCGCACCTGAGTCCTTATATCACCATGGTTGTCGAAAAATGA
- a CDS encoding cupin domain-containing protein, translating into MNGKFIASADVERDELDWGTIGWLSRPESTGGKDIVAMEVSLSPGYGHDFHKHPDQEEVIYVIEGSVEQWLEDKKQTLNAGDSVFIPADMVHASFNVSSASAKLFVTLSPSKGEEGYQLIDVYDQTPWNTLRS; encoded by the coding sequence ATGAACGGAAAATTTATTGCGTCAGCAGACGTAGAACGAGACGAACTCGACTGGGGAACAATCGGTTGGCTCAGTCGCCCAGAAAGTACAGGTGGGAAAGACATTGTCGCTATGGAAGTCAGCCTTTCCCCCGGATATGGACACGATTTCCATAAACATCCCGACCAAGAAGAGGTAATTTACGTTATAGAGGGTAGTGTAGAGCAGTGGCTTGAAGATAAGAAGCAGACGCTCAACGCAGGAGATTCTGTATTCATTCCAGCGGACATGGTGCACGCCTCTTTTAACGTTTCCTCTGCGTCAGCGAAGTTGTTTGTTACCCTCAGCCCCAGCAAAGGTGAAGAGGGGTATCAGCTTATTGATGTTTACGATCAGACACCGTGGAATACGCTCCGCTCGTAA